The following is a genomic window from Anaeromyxobacter sp..
GACGGTGCACCACCTGGAGATCCAGCTGGGCTACCAGCACCGCGGCGCGGAGCGGCTCCTGCTGCGCCGCGACCCCCGCCTGCTCGCGCCGCTGGTGGAGACCATCGCCGGCGACGCCAGCGTGGCGCACGCCTGGGCCTACGCGGAGGCGGTGGAGGCGCTGGCCGGCCTGGCCACGCCGCCGGCCCTGGACGTCCACCGCGGCATCGGGCTGGAGCTGGAGCGCATCGGCATGCACCTGGCCGGGCTCTCCGGCATGGCCAGCGACATCGCGTTCCTGCAGGGGGCGGCCTCCTACGGGCGCCTGCGCACCACCGTCATCAACACCAGCATGCTGGTGTGCGGCAGCCGCTTCGGCCGCGGCTGGGTGCGGCCCGCCTCCCTCCGGGCCCCACTGGACGCCGCTCGCGAGGAGGCCACCCGCGCCGGCCTGGCCCTGCTGGCGCGCGACGTCCGCCTCGTCGACCAGCGGATGCGGGCGTCCGCCAGCGTGCGCCACCGGCTCGAGGGGGTGGGCACCCTGACCCGGGAGCAGGCGCTGGAGATCGGGCTGGTGGGCCAGGCCGCCCGGGCCAGCGGGGTCGACCTGGACCAGCGGGCGCGCCGCCCGGGCGCCCTGTACCGCGCCCTGCCCGTCACCCCGGTCGTCGAGGCCGGCGGCGACTGCCTGGCGCGGGCGGCGCTGCGCATGCGCGAGATCGAGGAGTCCACCCGCTGGGTCCTGGCCGCGCTGGACTCCCGGCCCGGGCTGACGCGCTGGTCCGGGACGCTCGGGCCGCTGGCGCCGCGCACCCTGGCCATCGGGCTCCGCGAGGGCTGGCGGGGCGAGGTGGTGCACGCCCTGGAGACCGACGGCGAGGGCCAGCTCCGCCACTACAAGGTGCAGGACCCGTCGCTGCGCAACTGGCTCGGCCTGGCGCTGGCGATGCGCCGCAACGACATCTCGGACTTCCCGGTCTGCAACAAGAGCTTCGACCTCTCCTACTGCGGCAACGACCTCTGAACCGGAGCTGACCCCATGCTGAAGGCCATCCAGGTCCGGATCTCACAGGGGCGGCAGTACCTGCCGGACCTCCGCACCGCCACCCCCAGGGGCTTCCGTGGGCTGCCCGTGCTGGTCGGCGACCCGTGCCCGGAGGCCTGCCGGGCCTGCCTCGAGGCCTGCCCCGCCGAGGCCCTGGCGCTGGCGCCCCTCCGGCTGGACCTGGGGCGCTGCCTCCTGTGCGGCGACTGCGCCCCGGCCTGCCCACCGGCCAGGATCGAGTTCACCCCGGAGCACCGGATGGCCTCGGACTCCCCGGGCGGGCTGGTGGTGGTCGAGGGCGCCGCCGCCCCGCCCGCCGTGGCCGTCTCCCGGGCCCTCACCGAGGCCTTCGGCCGGTCGCTCAGGCTCCGCTCGGTCTCCTCCGGCGGCTGCGGCGGCTGCGAGCTCGAGCTCAACGCCCTGGGCAACGTCAACTTCGACCTGGGCCGCCACGGCATCGAGTTCGTGGCCTCGCCCCGACACGCGGACGGCCTGGTCCTGACCGGCCCGCTCACCGGCAACATGCGCGAGGCGCTCGACCTCGCCTGGGAGGCCGTGCCGGCGCCGCGCTTCGTCGTCGCGGTCGGCGCCTGCGCCATCTCCGGCGGCCCCTACGCCGGGTCGAGCGTCCTGGCGCGCGGGTTCCTGGGTCGGGAGGTGCCGGCGCTCTACGTCCCGGGCTGCCCCCCGCACCCCCTCACCATCATCAGCGGGATCCTCGACCTCCTCGGCATCGACCTCCCGGCGCCGCTCAGCCCGCCGCCGGCCTGGGCGGCGACGCCCCCAGCACCGGCTGGGGAGGCTGCGCCAAGAAGTGGGGGGACATGATCTGGACCCCGGCCGCGTTGAAGCCGTCCTGGATGTTGGCGTGCAGCCGCGACAGCACCTGCGGCCGGTCCAGCGGCACCTCCAGCCGGGCCACCAGGTCGTAGACCACGTAGAAGTCCTGCAGCTCGCGCTGCAGCACGAAGGGCTTCACGTCGGCGCGCAGGCCGGCGGTCTGGGCCGCGGCCGCCAGCAGCAGCGCCTCCACCGTGCGCCAGGGGGCGTCGTAGCCGATGGTCACCGTGGTGGAGACCTGGGCGCCCTGGCCGCGGGTCAGGCGGGTGAAGTTGCGCACCGGCCCCCCCACCACCACGCTGTTGGGGACGGTCACCTCCTCGCCCCGGAGCGTGATCACCTTGGTGGAGAGCATCCCCACCTCGCTCACCACCCCCTCGGTCTCGCCCAGCCGGACGTAGTCCCCCGCCGCCAGCGAGCGGGAGTAGACCACCACCAGCCCGCTCATGGCCTGCGACACCAGGCCGGTGGACCCCAGCGAGATCATCACGCCCAGCACCAGCGAGAGCCCCTTGAAGCCCTCCGAGCTGGTGCCGGGCAGGTACGGGTAGGAGGCGGCCAGCGCCACCACCCAGACCAGCGCGGTGGCCAGGCGGCGGGTCGCCTTGAGCGTCTCGGGGTGCAGCCCGGGCATGGCCAGGGTGCCGGCCTCGGCCCGCCCGAACACCCCCGCCAGGAAGCTGGTGGTGCCGCGCGCCAGCAGCACGATGACGAAGACCGCCACCAGCCCGGGGATGGCCCGCACCACCTCCAGCCCGACGCCGGCCAGCACCTCGAGCACCCGGCCGTTGAGTGCCGCAGCCCACGGCGCGGTGGCCTCGAAGCGCCCCAGCACGAAGGCCAGCCAGGCGTCCACCAGCCCCACCAGCAGCACCCAGAAGCCGCCCAGCACCACGGTGCGCACCACGGCGCGGATGAGGGGGCCGAAGTCGATCCCGCGCCTCGCCAGCCCCTCGGCGCGCCGCTGGGCCAGGTGCGCCAGCCAGCCGGAGGCCAGCCGCCGCAGGCCCACCAGGCCCCACAGGAGCAGCGCCAGCAGGGCCGTGGCCGCCACCGAGTGGATCAGGCCGCGCAGCGGGAACTGCTCCAGGCTGGTGGTCCCCAGCGCCGGCGCGGCCTCGGCTGGCGCAGCGGCCAGCAGGCGGGCCAGCAGGTCGGCGGTGCGTTGCGGCGGGTGGGCCATGGCGGCGGTGTCCTCGGGCGGGTGAAAGGCCCGCTAGCCTAGGCGGACGGTCGAACCCCCCGCAGCGACCCTTGCGGGGCCGCCGGCGACCTGGCCGGCCCGGGGCGCGGCCACCGGCCGGAGCCGGCCGCCCGAGGCCTCCCCACCGGCAGTCGAACCGGGCGGCTCGTCAGGCCTGCCCGGCCTGGCCTCGCGCCAGCGCCATGGCCTCCAGGGTCTGGGCGTAGGCGTCGAACCCGTGCGCCCGCACCGTGTCCACCAGCGTCAGCGCCACCCGGAGGGCGCCCAGCGGGTCGCCGTGCTCCAGGCGCGCCAGCACCGCCGAGCGGCTGCGGGCCGACTCGCGGGCCAGCTCGTCCGCCCAGGCCTGGGTGGCCGCCTCGCCGCCGTGGACCCTGGCCAGCAGGACCAGCCGCCGCGCCCGCTGCTCCAGCTGGCGCGCCTCGTCGAGGGCGGCGGCGATCTCGCCGCCCAGCGGCCGCCCCCCCTCGCCGGACCGCCGCGTCCCCCCGGCCGCCCCGCCGGCCCCGCTCACCGGGCCTCCGCGGCGCCGAGCCGCGCCAGCGCCAGGGACCGGGCGGCGCGCTCCGCCTCGTCGTCCAGTGAGCCGGCCAGGCCGCGGGCCGCCGTCAGCGCCAGGGGCAGGTCGCCCGCCTCCAGGCACTCCAGCACCGCCGAGCGGCCCAGGTCCTCGAGCCGCTCGATCTCGCGACGCCGCCGCGCCACCTCGGCCGCCTGGCCGCCCGCCAGGCGGGCCGCCTCCACCAGCGCCCGCGCCTGCGCCGCCGCGCCGCGCGCCCTGTGGAGCTCCACCCTGAGCGTCGTGTCCATCGCTGCTCCTCCGGTCGGGCCGCCTGGCCCGCCGGGTCTCTCTACGCACGGATCGGGCCGGACCACGGGAGCGTCCCCGCGCCGGTGCGGGCGGACCCGGACGCGAAATCCTTCGTGAATGCGGGGGCGGCGACCCGGCGCCGCCCGGACCCCCGGCGCGCGCCCCACCCGCGTCGGCGCGGCCCCGGCTGGACCGACCCGGCCGAACCGGCCGGGCGGCCGAAGCGCCCGCCTGCCGCGTCGACAACACCCCCGCCCCGCGGCTATATCAGGGACCCGCAGACGACCCGGCGGCGGCGAGGATCCCAGCATGTTCCAGGTGAAAGCGGAGTCGCCCTACCCCCGGCTGGCGGCGCGCTGGACCGGCCCGGGCACCCCGGCGCCGGTGCTGGTGGAGGACACCCGCGAGACCTTCGGCGGCCTGACCCCCGGCGACCTCGGCCTGGTGGCCCCCCTGGTGGCCGTCCTGCGGGCGCGCCTCTCGGACGCGGGCGCCCGCGAGGCCGCCCGCCGGGCCCTCTGGGGCCTGCTCGACACGGTGCGCCGCCGGCTCTTCACCCAGGCGCTGCCGGAGGACCAGGTCGAGCCCTGGCTGCGGCTCCTCCTGCCGGTCATCCGCGAGGCCGACTACACCTTCGGCGAGCTGCTGCGCTCCCGCGAGGAGACCGACCCGAAGACGGTGGCCATCCGCGTGCTGGGCGCCGACGCCACCGAGCTGACGGTGTCGGAGGTGGCGCGCCGCACCCGCGCCATCGCCCGCGGCCTGCTGGCCATCCTGGGCGACGACCCGGAGGCGCGGGTCGCCATCCTGTCGGAGAACTGCCTGGAGGCGGCGCTCTGCGACCTGGCCTGCCTCTCCAACGGCTTCGTCGACTTCCCGCTGCCGGCCAACGCGGTGGCCGAGCAGATCGTCTACATGCTGAAGCACTCGCGGGCGCGGGTGCTGCTGTGCAGCGACGAGGAGCAGGTGGCCAAGGTGCTGCCGGCGCTCTCCGGCCTGCC
Proteins encoded in this region:
- a CDS encoding hydrogenase produces the protein MARSHGFHSLTRAHPALHAFEREIFEQHGVKPHDHPWLKPIRFPAPGPAGMTGYPFYAVEGKEVHEVAVGPIHAGVIEPGHFRFTCLGETVHHLEIQLGYQHRGAERLLLRRDPRLLAPLVETIAGDASVAHAWAYAEAVEALAGLATPPALDVHRGIGLELERIGMHLAGLSGMASDIAFLQGAASYGRLRTTVINTSMLVCGSRFGRGWVRPASLRAPLDAAREEATRAGLALLARDVRLVDQRMRASASVRHRLEGVGTLTREQALEIGLVGQAARASGVDLDQRARRPGALYRALPVTPVVEAGGDCLARAALRMREIEESTRWVLAALDSRPGLTRWSGTLGPLAPRTLAIGLREGWRGEVVHALETDGEGQLRHYKVQDPSLRNWLGLALAMRRNDISDFPVCNKSFDLSYCGNDL
- a CDS encoding NADH:ubiquinone oxidoreductase; this translates as MLKAIQVRISQGRQYLPDLRTATPRGFRGLPVLVGDPCPEACRACLEACPAEALALAPLRLDLGRCLLCGDCAPACPPARIEFTPEHRMASDSPGGLVVVEGAAAPPAVAVSRALTEAFGRSLRLRSVSSGGCGGCELELNALGNVNFDLGRHGIEFVASPRHADGLVLTGPLTGNMREALDLAWEAVPAPRFVVAVGACAISGGPYAGSSVLARGFLGREVPALYVPGCPPHPLTIISGILDLLGIDLPAPLSPPPAWAATPPAPAGEAAPRSGGT
- a CDS encoding mechanosensitive ion channel codes for the protein MAHPPQRTADLLARLLAAAPAEAAPALGTTSLEQFPLRGLIHSVAATALLALLLWGLVGLRRLASGWLAHLAQRRAEGLARRGIDFGPLIRAVVRTVVLGGFWVLLVGLVDAWLAFVLGRFEATAPWAAALNGRVLEVLAGVGLEVVRAIPGLVAVFVIVLLARGTTSFLAGVFGRAEAGTLAMPGLHPETLKATRRLATALVWVVALAASYPYLPGTSSEGFKGLSLVLGVMISLGSTGLVSQAMSGLVVVYSRSLAAGDYVRLGETEGVVSEVGMLSTKVITLRGEEVTVPNSVVVGGPVRNFTRLTRGQGAQVSTTVTIGYDAPWRTVEALLLAAAAQTAGLRADVKPFVLQRELQDFYVVYDLVARLEVPLDRPQVLSRLHANIQDGFNAAGVQIMSPHFLAQPPQPVLGASPPRPAAG